The Cinclus cinclus chromosome 3, bCinCin1.1, whole genome shotgun sequence genome has a window encoding:
- the QRSL1 gene encoding glutamyl-tRNA(Gln) amidotransferase subunit A, mitochondrial codes for MLRASLRQVSAALKEGRVTPTELCQRCLALIKSTKFLNAYITVTEETALKQAEESEERYKRGQPLGILDGIPIAVKDNFSTAGVETTCASNMLKGYISPYNATVVQKLLDQGAVLLGKTNLDEFAMGSGSTDGVFGPVRNPWSYSKQYKEKSVPKSHSEDKESNWVITGGSSGGSAAAVSSFTCFAALGSDTGGSTRNPAAHCGVVGLKPTYGLISRHGLIPLVNSMDVPGILTRCVDDAAVLLGSLAGHDPKDSTTIQDDFKPFELPNLTDISKLSVGIPKEYHAPGLSSEILALWSKAADLFKNAGAKVVEVSLPHTRYSIVCYHVLCTAEVASNMARFDGLEYGHRSDVKDSTESMYAATRREGFNDVVRGRILSGNYFLLKENYEKYFVKAQKVRRLIANDFVKVFRSGVDILLTPTTLSDAAPYTEFIQEDNRTRSAQDDILTQAANMAGLPAINVPTALSERGLPVGLQFIGRSFQEKQLLTVAKWFEKQVQFPVIQLEEVKRHDNDVFQHHKSASFS; via the exons ATGCTGCGCGCCTCTCTCCGACAG GTGTCGGCGGCGTTGAAGGAAGGACGAGTCACTCCTACGGAGCTCTGCCAGCGATGCCTGGCCCTCATCAAAAGCACCAAATTTCTGAATGCATACATTACCGTAACGGAAGAGACCGCTTTGAAGCAGGCTGAAGAATCAGAGGAAAGATATAAAAGAG GTCAGCCACTGGGCATTCTAGATGGAATTCCTATTGCTGTAAAAGACAACTTTAGTACAGCTGGCGTTGAGACAACATGTGCATCAAATATGCTAAAAG gTTATATTTCTCCTTACAATGCTACAGTAGTTCAGAAACTACTGGAtcagggagctgtgcttttAGGTAAAACAAACCTAGATGAATTTGCAATGGG ATCTGGGAGTACAGATGGAGTATTTGGACCAGTCAGAAATCCCTGGAGTTACTCAAAACAGTATAAGGAAAAGTCTGTCCCAAAATCCCATTCTGAAGACAAAGAGTCTAACTGGGTAATAACAGGAGGGAGCTCAGGaggcagtgcagctgctgtgtcgTCTTTCACATGTTTTGC AGCCTTAGGGTCAGACACAGGAGGATCTACCCGAAACCCTGCTGCTCACTGTGGTGTTGTAGGTTTAAAGCCAACATATGGACTGATCTCTCGCCATGGTCTCATTCCTCTAGTGAACTCCATGGATGTGCCAGGAATCCTTACCAGATGTGTGGATGACGCAGCAGTTTTGTTAG GTTCACTTGCTGGACATGATCCTAAGGACTCTACCACAATTCAGGATGACTTTAAGCCATTTGAACTACCTAATTTGACTGATATCAGCAAGCTTTCAGTAGGAATTCCAAAG GAATATCATGCTCCAGGGCTGTCTAGTGAAATTCTGGCTCTATGGTCAAAGGCTGCTGACCTGTTTAAGAATGCTGGGGCTAAAGTGGTTGAAGTGAGCCTACCACACACTCGTTACTCCATTGTCTGCTATCACGTGCTGTGCACAGCAGAAGTGGCTTCAAATATGGCCAGGTTTGATGGACTGGAATATG GACATCGTTCTGACGTGAAGGATTCCACTGAAAGCATGTATGCTGCAACACGGCGAGAAGGCTTCAATGATGTTGTAAGAGGAAGGATTCTATCAGGAAACTACTTCTTGTTGAAAGA GAACTATGAGAAATACTTTGTCAAGGCACAGAAAGTGAGACGTCTCATTGCCAATGACTTTGTGAAGGTTTTCAGGAGCGGTGTTGATATTTTACTCACTCCCACCACTCTGAGTGATGCAGCACCATACACGGAATTCATCCAAGAAGACAACAGGACCCGCAGTGCTCAAGATGACATCCTGACACAGGCTGCAAACATGGCTG gacTGCCAGCCATAAATGTTCCTACAGCCCTTTCAGAGAGAGGCTTGCCAGTTGGGCTTCAGTTCATTGGACGTTCATTCCAGGAGAAGCAGCTTCTCACTGTAGCCAAATGGTTTGAAAAACAAGTACAATTCCCTGTGATTCAGCTAGAAGAAGTAAAGAGGCATGACAATGATGTCTTTCAGCATCACAAGTCTGCTTCCTTTTCATAG